In the genome of Hyalangium gracile, the window TGATGGAGGGCGGGCCTTCGTGCGTCATTCGTGCTGGCCATGGCCAACCTGACGGGTTAGATTGCTTCCTGCCTACCTGACAGGTCAGGTGGCGGAGGCGAGCACCATGTCAACGGAGTACATGCCGCACCCGGTCGCGCTGGTCGCGGGGGAGCGAGTGGGAGAGTGCGTCATCCGCAGGAGAGTGGGGGCGGGCTCGTTCGGCGCCGTCTACCTCGTGGACTGCGAAGGGGACCCCTTCGCGATCAAGTTCGCCCTGCGCCGGCCGGAGAGCGATGACCTGAACCAGACCGGGGCCCGGCTGCGCAAGGAGATGGCGAGCCTGCTGCAGATCCGGCACCCCAACATCGTGCGCACCTACGGCTATGGGCGCTGGCCGCACCCGAAGAAGGGCTACCCCTATCTATTGATGGACTACGTGGACGGGCCGACGCTCCACGTCTGGCGAAGGCAGGTGGCGCCCACGTTCCGGCAGGTGCTCGAGCTGTTCTGCACGATGGCGCGGGTGATGGACGTGCTCGACCAGGCGCAGGTCCGGCACCGGGACGTGAAGGGGGCCAACATCCTCGTGCGCCCCAGCGATGGGCAGCCGGTGCTGGTGGACTTCGGGTCCGCGCACTACGCGGCAGGGGTCCGGCTGACGGAGGGCCCGCTGGCACCGGCCACGCCGCACTACCGCACGCCGGAGTCGCTCCGCTTCCACCGCCACAACTACCGCAACCCCGAGGCGCACTACCTCTCCCAGCTCACGGATGACCTCTACTCCCTGGGCGTGACGCTGTACGAGGCGCTGGTCGGGCGCGCGCCGTTCTCGCTGGATCTGCCTCGGGAGATCCTCAACATCGAGATCGAGCAGCGGGTGCCGCCTCCGCTGTCGAAGTTCGATGAGCGCATCCCCGCGTCCGTGAGCCAGGTGGTCCTGCGGCTGCTCTCGAAGCGGCCCGAGGACCGGCACCAGACGGGGCAGGCCCTGTACGACGACCTCCAGGCCCTGCTGAAGAGCGTTGGGGCCTTGCTGGACGAGCGGGTCCTCGTCCAGCCGGTGGACCTCGTCAGCACCGAGGACGATGAGGACGACGAGGAGTGAGCCGCGAGGCGGGGCGGCTCACTTGAAGGGCACCACGGTGCCGCCGCGGTGCGCGGAGTCCCTCAGCACCAGCCCCTCCTTGAAGAGGCGCGCGGCCTTGGGGCCGACCAGGAAGTCCTTCGGGTCGCCCTTGCGGTAGGTCTTCTTCAGGTACTCGTCGATCTCCCGGAACAGGCGCCGGAAGCGGTCCGGCGCCGCGTCCCGGCGGCCCGTCTGCGGGGTGACGTCCAGCTCCGCCCAGAGCATCCCGCTGACCAGCTCGCCCTCCTCGTTCGTCCGGCAGCGCTCGAGGAAGATGACGGGCGAGCGCACCTCGTCGATGCGCCAGGCGCCCTTGTCCGGCCCGCGCTTCACCTTGTCCACGATGGCGGCGCCGATCTCGCTCGCC includes:
- a CDS encoding serine/threonine protein kinase, translating into MSTEYMPHPVALVAGERVGECVIRRRVGAGSFGAVYLVDCEGDPFAIKFALRRPESDDLNQTGARLRKEMASLLQIRHPNIVRTYGYGRWPHPKKGYPYLLMDYVDGPTLHVWRRQVAPTFRQVLELFCTMARVMDVLDQAQVRHRDVKGANILVRPSDGQPVLVDFGSAHYAAGVRLTEGPLAPATPHYRTPESLRFHRHNYRNPEAHYLSQLTDDLYSLGVTLYEALVGRAPFSLDLPREILNIEIEQRVPPPLSKFDERIPASVSQVVLRLLSKRPEDRHQTGQALYDDLQALLKSVGALLDERVLVQPVDLVSTEDDEDDEE